A window from Zonotrichia albicollis isolate bZonAlb1 chromosome 8, bZonAlb1.hap1, whole genome shotgun sequence encodes these proteins:
- the LOC141729927 gene encoding uncharacterized protein LOC141729927, protein MAPEVVTRSPYGPKVDIWAFGTVTIGARARIRQNGSPQLQQPRRLSALLRDCLECSLEPDEERPGGPESAGRGCAVCRARPWLGLGDGAVSRGCGALIGGSGAEQGPGGGLRAAVAGQRSPCQGACVRFREWRQRPERGEAAAELGGGRSAGLPIANPREAARKRKMPRDTEAEQELSMESREDKCPRQNLVEEAVLSGSTAQEANRDEKSRRCRTRRGCKRSRRGSEGERASLGREGGRRRSQSSELVLREQLHDGEKPHTCEECGRSFRWNSNLIRHQRIHTGEKPYECGECGKSFSQSSHLIRHQRTHTGERPYRCSKCGMCFSQSSSLITHQRSHTGERPYECSKCGKGFKTRSILLRHYQSHREERPFQCPDCGKGFLCNSHLITHWRIHTGERPYECDKCRKRFQTSSHLLLHYRIHREQRPFRCPDCGKGFKRNSDLVTHRRIHTGERPYECPQCGKSFSQSSNLTRHQWRQH, encoded by the exons gctcgCGCTCGGATCCGGCAGAACGGGAGcccgcagctgcagcagccccggcgCCTGTCGGCTCTGCTGCGGGACTGCCTCGAGTGCAGCCTGGAGCcggacgaggagcg ACCAGGGGGCCCAGAgagcgcggggcggggctgTGCCGTGTGCAGAGCCCGCCCCTGGCTGGGATTGGGCGATGGTGCCGTCAGTCGTGGTTGTGGCGCGCTGATTGGTGGGAGCGGGGCGGAGCAGGGCCCCGGTGGCGGGCTGAGGGCGGCCGTGGCTGGACAGCGGAGCCCTTGTCAGGGGGCGTGTGTGCGGTTCCGCGAGTGGCGGCAGCGGCCGGAGCGcggtgaggcggcggcggagctcggaggcggccgcagcgcag gattgcCCATTGCCAACCCCagggaggctgcgaggaagaggaagatgccccgggacactgaggcag agcaggagctgagcatggagagcagggaggacaaatgcccgcggcagaacctggtggaagaggccgttttgagcggctccacggcgcaggaagcCAACAGGGATGAAAAGTcccggagatgccgcacgaggaggggctgcaaacgcagccggcggggatctgagggggaaagagccagcctgggccgggaaggcggccggagacggagccagagctcggagctggtgctccgtgagcagctccatgatggggagaagccccacacgtgcgAGGAGTGTGGGaggagcttcaggtggaactccAACCTGATCAgacaccagaggatccacactggggagaagccctacgagtgtggggagtgtgggaagagcttcagccagagctcccacCTGATCAGGCatcagaggacccacactggggagaggccatACAGGTGCTCCAAGTGTGGGATGTGCTTCAgtcagagctccagcctgatcacgcaccagaggagccacactggggagaggccctacgagtgttccAAGTGTGGGAAGGGGTTTAAAACCAGGTCCATTCTTCTCCGGCACTATCAgagtcacagagaggagaggcccttccaatgccccgACTGTGGGAAAGGATTCCTGtgcaactcccacctcatcacccactggcgcatccacaccggggagaggccgtacgagtgtgataaatgcaggaagaggtttcagaccagctcccatctcctcctgcattATCGGATTCACAGAGAgcagaggcccttccgctgccctgactgcgggaagggattcaagcgcAACTCCGACctcgtcacccaccggcgcatccacactggggagaggccctacgagtgtccccagtgtgggaagagcttctcacagagctctaACTTGACCCGACACCAATGGAGGCagcactaa